Below is a window of Mobula birostris isolate sMobBir1 chromosome 27, sMobBir1.hap1, whole genome shotgun sequence DNA.
cttctgcatcctctccaaagccttcccATAGTgtggaaaccaaaactgcacatagtacccTAAACATGGCTAAAACAAGCATGACAGATGAagtttaaagattagttttatttgtcaaatTGAAGCATCAGAACACAGTGAAAAGTGTtgatttgtgtcaacaaccatcacagtccgaggatgtgctgtgggcagctGGCAGAAGTTGCCATGCTTTctgtgccaacattgcatgcccacaacttactaactctagtctgtatgtctttggaatgctggACGAAATTAGAGCACGGGGAACACACAAACTctgtacaggcagtggtgggaattgaacccagagtGGTAATTGCTGGGGCTGTAAAGCgattatgctaaccgctatgctgccaTGCTGCCATGCTGCACCGTGACTTGCCAACATCTATACTCAatctctgactgatgaaggcataCGTAAAGTACACCTTCTTGCCACCCCTTCATGTTGCCACTTCAAGGAAGTTGAACTCATCCGTAGAACCCTTGGTAGATAGGTGCTCCAATGTTCCTactatttaatttatattttcctCTTGCATGTAATCTCCGAAACCGTGTCATCCCTCACTTATCTGCCACTTCTGAACCCACATTTCCAACTGATTTGTATCCTGCAATATCCTTCAACAACTACCTTACTATCTGCTGCTCCTCCCAATTTTCTTATCATCTGCAAGTGTGCTAATCAGACCATGTGCATCAAGTCATTAATATAACCAACCACCAAGGTCCAAGCACTGTTTCTTATGGAACGCCACtgctcacagacctccagtcagggAAAACACCACTCCACCACTAACCTCTGTCTGAGGCCAACTTATCAACCGGACATGGATACACTAAGACTTATTCATCTAgaccaagggttcccaacttggggtccgtGGCTTAACCCTTGTTTAATGGTCTTGGTCTGTGGCATAAAAagaaggttgggaagccctgttcGAGACCAAAGGGAAGCGGGGGGAAAATTCATGCTTCCACGTGTAATATGTAAAATGTAACATGTAATTTATTACATTTCACGAGAGGCACAACAGCGTAGTAGTtaccacaatgctttacagcgcctgctgtaagatcagagttcaattcccactgctgtctgtaaggaatttggatcttctccctgtgactgcaagggttctgtctgggtgctccagttctctcccacattccaaagacctacagtgaggtagtgagttgtaggcatgcaatGACAGCAACTCAATCTACAAGATTGACTTGATCAactgaaatctacagcacattacaggtgttgtgccaaccatgcaaCTTACTCTAGAAACGGCCTCGAATTACCCTTCCTCTAAGAAAAATATATGGATTAAATTACAGTTGTCTTTAAAGgtgctgtatgttttttttttgggctGCCCCCACTATAATCCTTGGACTGTTTTGGTCATCGATGTAaattaatgcatttcactgtatgttttgatgtacgtgtgacaaataaagctaatctctaataTCTTCAATCTTTATGTGAGTAAAACTTTGATGCCCAAATGGTACTTCATGATACCAAGTTTTAAAATTGCTTACCTGGTTACAGAGCAGACATGGTCGGTGGTCTTGGACACCGCATATTGGATGTGATTTTACTCTCCAAGTCAAAACCACTACAATGTAggtgattctgaatctgaagctACTGGGTAATGGTCACTGGTTGGATTGTCCTTGGTGTTCTAGTCATGATCCAAGAGAAGCTTTAGAATGGGTGTtgctttttttaaacaaagtgtgATGTAGCCACACATTTCCTGTGGTCACTTTTCTCGGTAGCATTAAGCAATGGGCATTTCTATCATGTTGTGACCAAAATCATCTCAGCTCCTTAGCTGGCATTTAATAGAAGTTAGTCCAGCAGATCCAAGGAGGTACATTTTGTGTATTTAGGGAAGTGATTCttttctccattttaaatggagaAGTTGGCAATTCTCTTTGttttactgcccattacaccgttggcatttagggcagtaataaaggtcctctatctctgacggtgttcagggcttccttcatcacgtcAGTAGCTTCCCCTCAGTTTTCACCACTGTTGGTCAGGCAAATCCCAGGCGGAGACTCAGGAGTACCATCCTACTCGGATGTAGGACTCTTCGTTGCTGTCTCTGTAACAATTTTGcttgaccagtcaggattgttcgCCTTGAGCTGagacccctgaacctggaggaatggtggaccacccttagtctggcctcttccccttgaccctaccaagagccaaagcgtaaAATCCTGACTCCAGgtagcatagctctctgggtcaccgAAGCACGCatgcctccaaaccatgacaatgttgtggtcctcttggaagtggCAATCCTTTGAACTGATTTTGTTTTTCTCTCATACAGTTATTGTAACTTTGGTGCCCTGTGAAGGATCAGAAACATATGTGAATGGTAAACGGGTCGCCAATCCAGTAAAACTGCGTTCAGGTAGGCGAAGGATCGCTCTTTTGTGTTTGTGTTTCATTTCTTATGCTTTatcatagaaatctgcagcacattacgggctcttcagcccacaacattCTGCCAACCATGCAActtactccagaaactgcctcgAATTACCCTTCCTCTAAGAGAAATATATGGATTAAATTAcagacacgaggaaacctgcagatgctggaaattcaagcaacacacacaaaaaatgctggtgaacgcagcaggccaggcagcatcggtctgaaagttagtcctgacgaagggttccggcccaaaacattgactgtacctcttcctatagatgctgcctggcctgctgcgttccaccagcattttttgtgtgtgtggattAAATTACAATTGTCTTTAAAagtgctgtatttttttttctactGTGACATGATACAAGGGCGTCGAAGTTTCCTTTTCCACCAGCTGtaccctcccactgtccaaaccACCTGGCGGTTTCTTGTTCATCCTTGACCAGTGTTTGATCCTGACCTTTGGCGCTGTCTGCGTGGTGTCTGCAAGCTCCCTTTTCCACAGTTGCTTCTGTTTCCctgtcacagacggctgtggacgCCAAGTCCTGGGATATACTTAAAGTTGGgtttgatcagttcttgattagtcagggtgtcaaaggttatgcagagaattgggttgagaaagAATCAGCCTTAATGAAatagtggagtagacttgatgagctgaatgacctaatcctggtcctatgtctgatggtcctGTTGCATCTCTTTTAAATCCTGAGGAGTTGATTTGCTCTGTTGTAGGTGGGTGGTAAGACAACAGATGGGTACATGGGAGAATAACCTTCTGCAACCCCTCCGTGGTGTTTTCATTTTTCCCTGCCTCTGAAAAGACCAGGACTTTGAATATCTGTATTAATAATTTACCCACTCAAATATCAACTGTCTGGAGTCTGAGATTGTTGCTTCCCGCTTGCTTCAGGGAATCGTATTATCATGGGCAAGAACCACGTGTTCCGATTCAACCATCCTGAGCAGGCGCGTGCTGAGCGAGAGAAGACCCCGTCTGCTGAGACCCCCGTCGAGCCCGTTGATTGGGCTTTTGCCCAGCGCGAACTTCTTGAAAAGCAGGGCATAGATATGAAGCAAGAGATGGAGAAAAGGTAATAGTAGACATACTGgacgtgtggatttcctccgggtgctgcggtttcttcccacgttccaaacacctaccagttagtaggttaacaaGTCATTGTAGATcgtcctgtgatgaggctggggttaaataggtgtggCTCGTTAggccggaaaggcctgttccacactgtatctccaaatgaaaatgatgcagCACATTTATCTTCAGAGATAAAGTTTGGGTTAAATTTGCTCACTTTGGCAGCACATATACTAAATTTGGGACGATACAGAGAAGATTAGCATGGCCCCTGCATAGGGATAACGCACAAATTCGTGAAGTATTCCATatttgtctttgtgtgcagtttttcattgattctgtttattTAGTTGTTGTACCATGactgcccgcaagaaaattaatctcaggatagTGTTTGGTGacatctgtgataataaatttactttgaacttttgaattttggGGCTTTCCAGAAGGGTGGTATTGACGGAGGAAGTGGATCTTGTGTCAAAGTCACCCATGCACAGATGAGTTATGTTTACTCGGAAGTGCATGTCACTGCCTCACCACCATTAAGCGCATCAACAAGGAGTgctcatcaaagatccccaccgcccaggccatgctctcttatcACTACTACCATccggcagaaggtacaggagccttgggtcccaaaccaccaggttcagaaacagctattacccttcaaaccaacaggctcctgaactggcgttgataacttcacttacctcaacactgaactgatcactcaacacatcctatggactcactttcaaagactctacaactcatgttctcaatattatttattgagttatttgtttgtttcttttcGTATGTGCACactttgtcttttacacattggttttCTGTCAGTCcttgtagcttttcattgattctattgtgaagaaaatgaatctcaggatagtatatggtgacataatttTGACTTTGGGAAGGCTGGAATTTATTCACCCGCCATTGGCCCCCAAATTGTGATGCTTGCTAGGCCAATATATTCACATAGCCCCTTaagcctgctctgccactccatatCATCAAGGTTGATCTGTTTGTAATCTCAATTTCCGTTACCTTTCATGTAACAATTCAaagtatttattatcaaagaacgtacGAATTATACAACAGTGAGATTTGTCTGATTGCAGGCAACTGCAGAGCAAGACctcgaaagaacccaattttaaaaaaagaccaacccccCTACTGCgcataaaagagaaaaaaaaacacaaatcatgcaagcagtAGAAGCTTCGCTTTGCTTCAGGCCTAGATCTCACTGCGCTGTTTTACCTCTAAAAATATTCAGGGATTATTGCTTGTTGAGGAAGGGAGTTCCAAGACTCGTGATCCTAAGAGGAAAACAATTCTGTTTCAAATGGGCAATCTCTTTAGCCCTAGATAAAGATGCACCCACAAGAGAAGacatcctctcccacaccccctcAGGATATTCATAATTTTTATCATCCATGTTCCACTAGATTTGAAGCCTAGACTGTCCATCTTCTCTTCAAACAACCATCCGTTCCAGGCTTTAGTTTGTGGCATAacagtagtatagtggttagcattaACGCTATTACAGCAGTAGCGACAGGTTCAATtctttgctgtctgtaaggagttagtacgaTTACTGTCTGCTGGTGTTTTAATGAACTTTCAGATCTCCCTGTCACATGGCAAGAAGTGGTTCTGAAAAATCATATTTCACACATTTAATCCTCCACAGACTTCAAGAGATGGAGATCCTTTataagaaggagaaggaggaggccGATCTACTTCTGGAACAACAGCGCTTGGTAAGGGTTTTTCCTTCCCTTAATTCTAACATTTCTTGTGTGTTGGATGTTTTGTACTCCATCGTTCTGGCCTGAAGTGAGTGGATTGTTCATGCTTGCTTTGTTGACTTCCGGGCACTACTAATTTGCTCCATCTTTTACCTTTGAAGTTTCATTGTGCTCTTTGCCGTGAGTGCTGAAATGGATCATTTAAGACTGCATGGTACAATCCACTTCTCTTGCATGGGACTTGATCTTCCTTCTTGGCCTTCTAGGACCATAACGATTCTGCCATCCTTCAGCAATATGCAATGGCAGGTCTTTATTCAGGGACGGTTGGGGGTTGTGTACTCGACAGTTCCTTTTGGCTTATGAGATAATTAATATGAAGGTGCTCTGTTCTTGAAGAAAAGTAATATTGCAAAACAAAACTATTGTAAAATTGAAGTAGATTTACTTTTACATAAAGTTCAGCTTTAGAAATAGAGCTTAAGATGAATATTTGTAGGGACAAGATAATTTAGTGCTTAACAAATGTGAATATTGGTCAGATACTTTGTAATTGAGGTGTGAGTGACAGCTGGAATttgagattgtttattgtcattcttcaatactcaagtgtaaaggagaacgaaatgattgtttctccagatctgataagcataaaaacacaatTAAGTATAAATGACACTCTAAACaacataaatagcaataaaaaaaaccacagtaagcataaagaacacaatagtgTTTATAGTCAAACCACCTTTCATTTCATCCTTTCAAAACTGATATTTAACAGTGCTGTTATACTGATAGTTGTTTTATTAAAATTGTACAGTAATGGCCTTAGGGATTGATTTTTGCAGTTGCTATTAAGGTGGAAAGAAAATGGGAACAAATTGGGATTGGGCCTCAGGTTCAGATTTAtatgtcacatgtatatcaaaacgtagtcttcttgggcccttagcttccagtggagcataggccattgatAACCTCCCGTCTCCATTGTCCAAGTCGATGGTTTGTTTGGAGTTCATCATTGTATCTATTGTACAGGGGTTGACCTATACagtttcaccagagccctgttggctggCCCTGTCCGTTTCCACCTTTCACGCTGGGGgcgtagggttggactttgagaggccaaACAcacggtgaaatgcatcatttgcgttaacaacctaAGAAAGTGCAGGGGGCAGCCAGCAAGCGTTGCCACGTTCCGGCGCCAACAGAGCCTGCCCacggtgttcagcagaacaacaacaaagtaacaacagcaaaacatgcTCCTTTCCCAATCTCTCACCCAtgagtccttactgatggatgaaATTATCCTTCCATAAGCCCCTCCCTTTTGGAAATCTTCAGAAAATCACTGCAGAAAACTGTCCTAGATATGAGTAATCTGTCTAGGAGAAGCTGAAAGATGTTTGGTGAGTGTGCTGAAACATACCAAGCATGCAGCTGTAGGAGGCTGAACTCTTCTTGGTGTCTGAGTGTTGTGTGACCAGAGAATGCTTCACACTGAATGTGGATACTTGAGATGGaaactttttctccagtcctattgTCCCTCTTCCTAATGTATACAAACATTTAAAACAACAGGAAAGTATATAGTCCGCCCCTCCCCCACAACTCAACTCATGTAGAATGGACCATGGCCTGATCTTCAATCTATGCTGAAGTAACTGGCTTCTAGCAATGATTATCTGGGTTCCACATTTGGGCTACTTGATGGGGGCAGAGGTGATATTGGTCAGATAGCAGCCTCCTGGTTACTGATTCGAGTACTCAGATTTAATAAACGTGGGTTTGCTCGTTGTGGCCATCTTTGCCAATGTGCAGTCAAGACAACGTCCATTTGTATGAAATCAAAGCCCATCAAGCAAAGTCCAAAACCTTCAGTTGAGGCATGGATTACCCCTctacattttattttaaaaagttatAAACAGCAGCATTATTGGTGATTTTCCCTTCAGTTAATGTTTATAAATTCATACTTCAAGCAACACTTTAGAAAACCATATATTTAATCTCGTGGAACTGCATAATTTCTAGCTGTTCAAGTAATTggccaaagttcatgtttattacATGAAAAGTCATCACTGCAAAAAGTACAGGCTGAAAATTGTGTACATTTGTAAATTTGGGTTCTGATTCATTGCTCAAGAGAGATGCTGGTAACACATTGTGAGAATGATTCTGCCTTTTGTTGCCTGCTTTGAACAGTTCTGCAAAAGGCAGTGGCATTTTCTAAACTTTGGACAAAAAGGAAAATTCAATGCACATTTTCAAAGCCTCGCTGTGCACAGTGTTCATTCTGCTGTGCCTGATTGCCCTTGTAAAGCAACTGAAGAAAGTATAACTGCAGTGTGTAGTTGATATTTTCAGAGGTTACCAATTAAAATCTTTGCTTCAATGATTTTtcctatatatttaaaaaaaagccttttgaaaaaaATTCATCTTGATAAAAAAACTTCTTTTTAATTAAAGGATAAATGTTAAGTTTGTAGCGCCAGGCAGCAGATACCGAAACCAGATCATGTGAAGAGGCTGAATCAAAATATTTAAAGTGACATGAATTTCTAAACTCCTCCCCCCAACATAAATGGTGCATTGTTACTGTTATTCAGTTTAGCCTTGCCATTCACTTGTCCTACTGCTAGCTGCTATTTCTGAAAGGATGTACACTGTTTAAGTAAATGTTGAAAAGGAACAAATCGTGCTAAACATCCTTTTCGTTAACATTTAATAATATAGAATTCGAGGAAATCTCATTAACCTAAGTGTTCATGTAAGTTGTGCAAGACTCAATAGAGGATATTTTGTATGCAGTTTCCATCTGCTAAAAGGATTAGCTTGAGAGCTTTAAAGTGAATTCTGAGTTCAAGGTCGAGTTTAAAAAAAGGCTCAATTGTTGTCCAGTTACAGTATTTGATAAAGTTTAATTGATTGTTCGATGTAGCTCTTTAGTAATTGATTATTTTTAAGATGGGAGCAGGAAATTACTTTAACAAAATCTGGCAATATCTCATTTTAAAATGAAATACTGAGGCAAATCTGAAATTCTGAAGTTTAGGATTTTAAACATTTCGaccattttaaaaatgtttttataATGTGTAGGTGAGCATTTGTTTTTTCCAGTGATTTTTATCTTGCCCGTTTCACCTGACAATAGCAATAGTTGCCTCTTTTAAGACAGCAGCGTATTGATGCCTAACTGCTTATGTAATTATTACTAACTTATTACTTAAGCAGAACAGATGGATCTAGGAATattggtccataattccttgaaagaggTGTTACAAGTAGAGAGGatcttaaagaaagcttttggcacattggctttcataaatcaaagtattgagtacaggagttgagatgttacgttgatgttgtataagatgttggtgaaacCTAACTTGGAATAATTTATGCAGTTTAGGTAGtctagctacaggaaagatagcGATAAGattgagagtacagagaaaatttacaagcatgttaccaagactggaggacctgagttacagggaaaggtcaaataggttaaaactttattccctagagtgcaggagaacgaggggagatttgatagaggcacacAAAATTGtgcggggtatagatagggtaaatgcaagcaggctttttccactgaggatgggagagactagaggtcataggttaagggtgaaaggtgaaatgtcagAGGGCGGTTTTGggtgtggagcaagctgccagcagaagtgatgaatgcgggttcgattgcaacatttaagagaagtttggtcacgtgcatggataggaagggtatggaaggttatggtctgggtgcagatcgatgggactagggaGAATAATACTTCAGCACAgattggatgggccaaagggcttgtttctgtgctctatgactacTTGTTTCAATATATTAATCTTCTGGATGGTTTGAATTTATGATGTTCATTATGAATTATTGTACCTAACATTTAAAAGTAGACTGTTAGTGATAAATGTAGACTTGATCTCGTCCTTCCCAAAGTTTTAAGAGTTGGTAGAATCTCATTCTTGCTTTAACACAAATCCTAAATAATTAAAAATTGACACACACAACCCATTTTGGAATTTTTAGAATGTTGCAGGATTAAATTAATACAAAGCAGTCTGCTAAAGTTTTTGGCAAATTTCGGTCAAGGCATTTTTCATGAAATTATTCACTCAATTACTTCACTGTTTTTAGATGGTGCCAGTTGTGTAGAGGAGTGACATAAAACAAACTTGTGGTCAATGGATTCCAAACGACTCTTACTCATTCCCTTTCCTGCAAGGATGAGAAGCTACTTAATTAACTTATTTTGCCTTTGTTTCAGTAACAAGACAAGCATTGGCTGCTCTGAACTTAACTGCATTTGTATGTGCACCTGCATACTAACCCATTTTAACTACGTGCATTTGACATCTACACCACACTTTTGTATCTTGACATTAAAATGgagattgcaaagagacattCACTTTTTTTGCATGTTTGTAGCATGTCTTGGGCGCAGCTTTGAAAttaagaaaagggaaaaaaagattaattTGTCTGAATAAGTGGTAAGGGAGTTTCATATATCATGCAATTAAAAGGTGAATTTTTAATCTTTTTGTTTTCCCTTTCATCACTTTTTTGTCAAACATCTACAGAATTGTGGTGCAAAATATATGAAAAATCTGATTTGTTTCTGCAAATATTTTTGCATGTGTAAGGCGTAGGAAGGTCTGCCCACAGTGAAACCCTAACAAGTACCTCAAAGGAGGAAGAAAACTTGAAGCTGTAGTCACATGCTGTTGAATTTAAAACGCAGAGTTGCTTCGACAGGGTAGATTGTAtgcaagaccataaaacataggagcagaataaggccatttggcccatcgagtgtgctgtgccatttcatcatggctgatctatttccctctaagctggaatctcctgccttctccccatatcccttcaagaatctatcagcctctgccttaaatatacccaatgacttgaccactACAGCTCCTTTGGCAATTAATTCCAAaggttctccaccctctggctaaaggaattcctcctcatctctgttctaaatggacactcctctgttctgagtctgtgtcctctggtcctggtccCCACTATAGggagcatcctctccacacccactctatcgaggcctttcaacatttgataggtttcaatgagatcacccttgggcaatgcCTTGTTGAGTTCAAAAATATTTGCGAAAACATCTCCTTACTTTTGGATTTCTGGACCATAATTCTGTGTTTGATTTTTATGCCAAAAGCTTTGAGCATGTGTTCACCTAATTCCATTATagttcctccccccaccctcatgttttcttcataactttagttatttttgtttttattccatTTGAATTTTGGGTTTAATTTTAATTTTGGTTGTTTTGGGgcattttggtttttttttaaagGATGCAGATTCTGATAGTGGGGATGATTCAGACAAGAGATCTTGTGAAGAGAGTTGGCGGTTGATAACCTCCCTGCGAGAAAAGCTGCCCCCCAGCAAGTTGCAAACCATTGTAAAAAAGTGTGGCCTGCCTAGCAGTGGGAAAAAGCACGAACAGATCAAAGTTTACCAGATTCCCAAGCGACGTAAAATTACCAAAGACCCAAAGTGGGTGACGTTCTCAGACCTTAAGATCCAGGCTGTGAAGGAAATTTGTTACGAGGTGGCTCTGAATGATTTCAGACACactaggcaggagattgaggctctGGCGATTGTTAAAATGAAGGAGCTCTGTGCTGCCTACGGAAAGAAGGATCCCAATGAGAGAGAGTCGTGGCGAGCTGTCGCCAGGGACGTGTGGGACACGGTCGGCGTTGGAGAGGAGCGGATCGAAGATGTGGCGTCCACCGTGAAAACTCCCAGTGATGTGGATGTCCTCAAGTGCCATGTAGACAAGCTGGAAAACATCCTGCAGGAGGTGAAGCAGCAGAACAGCACAAAGGAGGAAGAGATTAAAATTCTGCGGAACAAAATGCTGCAAATGGAGAAGGTTTTGCCGCTGCAGCCCGGGAAGCCGGCTTCACCCGAAGAGGAGGGCGAGGACGCCGGGCGCCGGAGCGGCAGCGGCGGAGAGAAAGGACTCGGCGAGGATCAGATGACCAAGGAGGAGAGGGTCTCAAAGTTGATGAGCGAGGATCCGGAGTTCCGGCGGGGGCGGCTGCGCTGGATGCGGCTGGAGCAGATCCGCTTCAAAAACCTGCAGCAGCAGGAGATTGCGAAGCAGCTGCGGCGGCAGAGCGGGCCACACAGGTTTATCCCGCCGCAGGACAGGAAGCTGCGCTTCCCCTTCAAGAGCAACCCCAGCCACCGAAACTCCTGGAGTCCCGGCACCCACATCATCATCACAGACAAGGAGGCTGTGGAGTTTGTGGTGGAGAGGGGCccgaaggaggaggaggaggtggtggtggtgggcggCGCGGAGGAGGAGGCCGTCGGCGTTGAGAAGAAGCACGGGCGTGAGCAGCCTCAGCCGTGGCGCCACAACGGGCCGGGCAGGGGACACAACCCCAACCAACGCAACAGGCAGCAGCACCACCACCGAAACGAGCAGCAACCTCGCTGGCGCAGCAACTCCTTCAACAGCGGACAGAACCGGACCTTGCGTCGGCAGGCCTCGAACTCGACCGAATCGTTGCCGTCGTCCGACGGCCGGCAGACGCCCGAGTCCCCCACGCACCACCAGCGGCGCCTCCACCAGCAGCCCTGCCACTACTATGGCGGCTCCTCGGAGAATTGCTTTCATGCCGTCGAATACGTGAGAACTGACAGGCCCCACCACAGCCATTTCACCACCCCGCCGAGGATGCGCCGCCAGTACTCGGCGCCAAACCTAAAAGCACGAGAAACAACTGTGTAGATGCACTTGACCACTGGAACATGCCTGACATCTCCCCTCACACCCTCTGCCAAACCAGCCGAGGCCTTGCCGCAGCCAACCATCCTTCAAGAGCTTCCAATGTGTCAGGCTGTGGATCCTCCTGAATTCAAACAGCGGATTTCTGTTCATTGTAAATTTTGGGAAACGAAAAGGCCAGGTCTACTACAGCTGTCATTCGTTTTTTTGGTCAGTCAGTCATCAGACATGATTACCTTTGTCACTTAGAAAGCTGGCAGCCTAATTAATGTGCTGAACATTGGCATTTGTTTTTGACAGTTGCTAATTGGTCAGTGCACCTATCTTTTATTTTAAAATCCAATTTTTCCCCGTTTTTACTCAGTTGAGAACTGAGTGgaaggattttaatatttaagttTTGTCAATTATCAAATTACTTGCCAAGCTGACAAAAAAAGGAGCACAAGCAGTTAACATCTAATCCTTGGAAAACTGACACGTCTTAATTTTGACTTTTGATACATCTAagagaaccccccccccaccaaatatAATTATTAAACTCCATCTCAGAATGATTTCACTCCTTCACATCGCCTTTCAGATGTTTTTCTtcagaccataagaaataggaacagaattgggccattcggcccattgagtctgctccagaattcaatcatggctgattatttacTTTCTACAAGTCTGCCTCATAAACTCAAGTGTCCTTTTCACAGGTCCAAATTGAACTTTAATTTTT
It encodes the following:
- the kif1b gene encoding kinesin-like protein KIF1B isoform X5, with product MSGASVKVAVRVRPFNSREISKESKCIIQMQGSSTSIVNPKNPKESPKTFSFDHSYWSHTSAEDPSFASQSQVYNDIGKEMLQHSFEGYNVCIFAYGQTGAGKSYTMMGKQDKDHQGIIPQLCEELFEKINDNSKSDMSYSVEVSYMEIYCERVRDLLNPKTKGNLRVREHPLLGPYVEDLSKLAVTSYTDIADLMDAGNKARTVAATNMNETSSRSHAVFTIVFTQKRHDVETDLCTEKVSKISLVDLAGSERADSTGAKGTRLKEGANINKSLTTLGKVISALAEVNKKKKKSDFIPYRDSVLTWLLRENLGGNSRTAMVAALSPADINYDETLSTLRYADRAKQIKCNAVINEDPNAKLIRELKDEVTRLKDLLCSQGLGDILDTPVGSLTASPSSTSLSSQAAIQSVTSLQERIMSTPGGEEAIERLKESEKIIAELNETWEEKLRKTEAIRMEREALLAEMGVAIREDGGTLGVFSPKKTPHLVNLNEDPLMSECLLYYIKDGITRVGQAEAQRRQDIVLSGAHIREEHCSFRSDKNQNGEVIVTLVPCEGSETYVNGKRVANPVKLRSGNRIIMGKNHVFRFNHPEQARAEREKTPSAETPVEPVDWAFAQRELLEKQGIDMKQEMEKRLQEMEILYKKEKEEADLLLEQQRLDADSDSGDDSDKRSCEESWRLITSLREKLPPSKLQTIVKKCGLPSSGKKHEQIKVYQIPKRRKITKDPKWVTFSDLKIQAVKEICYEVALNDFRHTRQEIEALAIVKMKELCAAYGKKDPNERESWRAVARDVWDTVGVGEERIEDVASTVKTPSDVDVLKCHVDKLENILQEVKQQNSTKEEEIKILRNKMLQMEKVLPLQPGKPASPEEEGEDAGRRSGSGGEKGLGEDQMTKEERVSKLMSEDPEFRRGRLRWMRLEQIRFKNLQQQEIAKQLRRQSGPHRFIPPQDRKLRFPFKSNPSHRNSWSPGTHIIITDKEAVEFVVERGPKEEEEVVVVGGAEEEAVGVEKKHGREQPQPWRHNGPGRGHNPNQRNRQQHHHRNEQQPRWRSNSFNSGQNRTLRRQASNSTESLPSSDGRQTPESPTHHQRRLHQQPCHYYGGSSENCFHAVEYVRTDRPHHSHFTTPPRMRRQYSAPNLKARETTV
- the kif1b gene encoding kinesin-like protein KIF1B isoform X4, with protein sequence MSGASVKVAVRVRPFNSREISKESKCIIQMQGSSTSIVNPKNPKESPKTFSFDHSYWSHTSAEDPSFASQSQVYNDIGKEMLQHSFEGYNVCIFAYGQTGAGKSYTMMGKQDKDHQGIIPQLCEELFEKINDNSKSDMSYSVEVSYMEIYCERVRDLLNPKTKGNLRVREHPLLGPYVEDLSKLAVTSYTDIADLMDAGNKARTVAATNMNETSSRSHAVFTIVFTQKRHDVETDLCTEKVSKISLVDLAGSERADSTGAKGTRLKEGANINKSLTTLGKVISALAEVNKKKKKSDFIPYRDSVLTWLLRENLGGNSRTAMVAALSPADINYDETLSTLRYADRAKQIKCNAVINEDPNAKLIRELKDEVTRLKDLLCSQGLGDILDNLKEIQNSNHKYKLASGNQRPGHFSTAPVGSLTASPSSTSLSSQAAIQSVTSLQERIMSTPGGEEAIERLKESEKIIAELNETWEEKLRKTEAIRMEREALLAEMGVAIREDGGTLGVFSPKKTPHLVNLNEDPLMSECLLYYIKDGITRVGQAEAQRRQDIVLSGAHIREEHCSFRSDKNQNGEVIVTLVPCEGSETYVNGKRVANPVKLRSGNRIIMGKNHVFRFNHPEQARAEREKTPSAETPVEPVDWAFAQRELLEKQGIDMKQEMEKRLQEMEILYKKEKEEADLLLEQQRLDADSDSGDDSDKRSCEESWRLITSLREKLPPSKLQTIVKKCGLPSSGKKHEQIKVYQIPKRRKITKDPKWVTFSDLKIQAVKEICYEVALNDFRHTRQEIEALAIVKMKELCAAYGKKDPNERESWRAVARDVWDTVGVGEERIEDVASTVKTPSDVDVLKCHVDKLENILQEVKQQNSTKEEEIKILRNKMLQMEKVLPLQPGKPASPEEEGEDAGRRSGSGGEKGLGEDQMTKEERVSKLMSEDPEFRRGRLRWMRLEQIRFKNLQQQEIAKQLRRQSGPHRFIPPQDRKLRFPFKSNPSHRNSWSPGTHIIITDKEAVEFVVERGPKEEEEVVVVGGAEEEAVGVEKKHGREQPQPWRHNGPGRGHNPNQRNRQQHHHRNEQQPRWRSNSFNSGQNRTLRRQASNSTESLPSSDGRQTPESPTHHQRRLHQQPCHYYGGSSENCFHAVEYVRTDRPHHSHFTTPPRMRRQYSAPNLKARETTV